A single genomic interval of Litoreibacter ponti harbors:
- a CDS encoding lytic transglycosylase domain-containing protein — translation MIRALILSALLALTACGGSDPEPVALADTIPLHPNETPELRALINKYADFYEVPRTLVHRQIIRESTHRPGARNGPYYGLMQILPETARTMGHRGPPSELLDAETNLKYAVKYLRGAWLLADGDEATAVKWYSRGYYYEAKRQGKLVETGLRPG, via the coding sequence ATGATCCGTGCACTCATCCTCTCCGCTCTTCTTGCCCTGACGGCTTGCGGCGGCTCTGATCCTGAGCCTGTCGCGCTTGCTGACACGATCCCGTTGCACCCCAACGAGACGCCAGAGCTTCGGGCGCTGATCAACAAATATGCCGATTTCTACGAGGTGCCCCGCACGCTGGTGCATCGCCAGATCATCCGCGAAAGCACCCACCGCCCCGGCGCGCGCAACGGGCCGTATTATGGCCTGATGCAGATCCTGCCCGAGACCGCCCGCACGATGGGCCATCGCGGCCCGCCTTCCGAGCTGCTCGATGCCGAGACCAACCTGAAATACGCCGTGAAATACCTGCGCGGCGCGTGGCTGCTGGCGGATGGGGACGAGGCCACCGCCGTCAAATGGTACTCCCGCGGCTACTACTACGAAGCCAAGCGGCAGGGAAAACTGGTCGAAACCGGCCTGCGCCCCGGATGA